A part of Deltaproteobacteria bacterium genomic DNA contains:
- a CDS encoding FAD-dependent oxidoreductase — MRAPRSAHIVRRDPQGPEASRRDRNAPIKTPPESVGPGARAPRTRACRGGSLGAPAESRRAARRSGRSRRPRSRQRRQIRRPSRPTISSARIRERVCRAGEARSRDNPAKFYDTAPRLGIRETRRIRGRYALASEDVLGGRKFEDGICRAAWPIELHVANGLTDWQSRSRSTSSKSPRADEKLVSTTVRPARAPRPHASGRLLHGF, encoded by the coding sequence CTGCGAGCCCCCCGATCAGCACATATTGTACGCCGTGATCCGCAAGGACCCGAAGCATCGCGTCGGGATCGAAACGCGCCAATCAAGACCCCGCCGGAATCCGTCGGGCCCGGTGCGCGCGCTCCTCGAACGCGAGCATGTCGAGGAGGTAGTCTAGGCGCTCCCGCGGAGTCCAGGCGAGCCGCTCGACGATCTGGTCGATCTCGACGTCCTCGAAGCCGTCAGCGCCGGCAAATTCGTCGACCATCGCGACCAACCATATCATCCGCTCGGATACGGGAGCGAGTATGCCGTGCGGGCGAGGCCCGTAGTCGCGACAATCCTGCGAAGTTTTACGACACGGCGCCGCGTCTCGGCATCCGCGAAACCCGGCGCATCCGAGGCCGCTACGCGCTCGCTTCGGAGGACGTACTCGGCGGACGGAAATTCGAGGACGGCATCTGTCGGGCCGCCTGGCCGATCGAGCTGCACGTCGCCAACGGCCTCACGGACTGGCAGTCCCGCTCGCGCAGCACGTCGTCCAAATCGCCGCGCGCGGACGAGAAGCTTGTCTCGACCACGGT